Part of the Thermogemmatispora onikobensis genome is shown below.
CACCGATCCCGCTAAGGTGACCCGCTCGGCCCTGCAGAATGCCGCCAGCATCGCGGCCATGATCCTGACCACCGAGGCCCTCATCACCGACGTGCCTGAGAAAGAGAAAGCTGCTACTCCTTCTATGCCTGAGTACTAGCACTCTTCGAACCGCTTCACCCCGACTCTCTGCAACGGGAGCGGGACCAGGTTCTAGCGAGGCCCTCTTTCCTCTCCGATGCTCCTTTTTGGAGAGGATGAGGGCCTCGCTGGCTGTGGGAGCGCTGACTGGACTGGCTGCCGACGCTGGCTTTACTCAGGCGATAAAGTGCAGCGAGGCGAGCATCGGATTGTAGTATTTTTGCATTGCCTCGTCAAAAACGTTGTTGCTGGCATAGAACTGAAGACTATAGTAATGTTGCTTATACATGACACTTAGAGTGACGAGGTGCAAGCTCTGGTTGTTGTTCAGGGGAAAGCTCACGTCGTCCTCGCTCCAGGCCTGGCCCCCGACGGTCCGTGTCTGGGGCGTATTGGTCAGCGTTTGTGGATTGCTCAGGCTGGTGGCCTGAGCGAAGTTCTGAATCAGAAACTGGTCAAGCTCGTGCGCGCTGGAAAAGGCCTGGTTGGCATCGCTAGGAAATTGAACAACGAGCAGACTCAATGGAACTGAGAGACTCTGAGGAGGATCGAGTGTGAGCGTTTTGACCCCGCTGCTGGAAGTGTTGAGCTGGCCCTCAAGCCAATCCTGGGGAAGGTTCATGGTCAGACCCAGAGATTGGCTACTGGCATTGCTCAAGGGCTTGAAAGAGGATGGTGTGGGCAGAACGTTCGTGGTCGAGCTCTGACTGCCTGCCGTGGCGGTTGCTGCTGGCGCTTGACTGGGGAGCTGAACGCTGTGCGCGGGCGCTTTGGGGGCGAAATAGCCGTGGACCCACAACAGTCCCACGGCAAAACCAGCGCCGAGCAGACAGCTCAGGAGCAGCACGGTGACCACCGTGAGCCAGCGGCTGGAACGTCCTGCTGGTCGAGCCTGGCCCGGAAAAGCGATAGCTGTGCTCTGACCAGCAAGACCGTTGGCCAGCAGCAAGGGGTTGGAGACTTCGCGCGGGTCACGTGGCCAGGCAGGCGTATCGGCAGGGAGGTACGAATAATATGCCTGTGCTCCTGATGAGACTGCCGTGCCACACTGAGGACAGACCACGGCAGAGACCGGTAGTTCTATCTTGCATTGTGTGCAGGTCATGGCTGCACCTCTCTCGTGTTCGTTCCGACAACAGCTGCTGTTGTCGGAGAATGACCTCTGTTCAAGAGATGAATGGATGGGTAGATAGGGTGGCTACAGCCGGGTGAGGCTGTTCCTCTTGCTCCGGCGCCCCTTCTTCGCTCGCGCTTGGCCGCTTCTCCCTGGCCAGCCAGGCCAGCTGGCTAGTCGGCGAGCGCTATCTCGGCTTGGATGCTGGCCTCCTCCACCAGGGGGCAGAGTCCCTTGCCTGATCGGTGCGGCCCGGTTCTGTCCAGGCGATTCATCAGGGCTCTTGCTCACTGAGCGTCAGGCGCTCCTGGCCCCTTCCGATGAGCTGCGAGCTAGTGAACCCAACGGCAGTCAAAGCGAACCTGTCCGCTGCGACGATCGGTGATGGCTCTGATGATCTCCAGTGTAATTGGCTCGCCAATAGCGACCGGCAGATCGTTCTCATCGAGCACGCGGCACTCAAAATGGCGTGTTGGGTCATTGAGATCGGCAATGACGCAACGCACATAAGAACGCTCCTCACCGCCAATAGAGGCCCGTAAGCCGGATTCCTTAGCGAGTAACTTTCCCGTGCGCTTCACCGTCCCCTGGCCCCCCTCTCTGGGAATCCTCTCACTCACCGTCCTCCTCTCCCACTAGGATGGCAACCTGCTAAAGACATAGTAGAAGAATCTGCAGCAAAAGTCAACGATGCTGCCACCCGGCAACCAAGGCGCTTCTCTGTTGACCTGCCCTGCTCCCGGCCCTTCTTGAGGAAGCGGGAGCAGGGTGGCCTGGGGCTGCTCGTTCTCCTCGGCGGCCAGTGCCTGGGAGTACTGGGCTGGGCCTTAGTGAGCGGGGTCCTTAGCCCAGCACCTCGGGATTGACCAGGTTGGGGGGGCGGCGCCCTTCATGGTGGGCAACAATGTTATTACTGGCCACCAGCGCCATCTGATTGCGTGTTGCGTAGGAAGCGCTGGCAATATGCGGTAGCAATACCACGTTTTCCATCGTCAAAAGCTCTGGTTCGATGGCCGGCTCGTGCTCATAGACATCCAGGCCGGCGCCGGCGATTTGCTTCGCCTGCAAAGCACGGACCAGGGCCTTCTCATCGACAACGGGGCCGCGAGAAGTGTTGATCAAATAGGCTGTTGGCTTCATCAATGATAGCTCCCGTTCGCCGATCAGGTGGTGGGTTGAAGGCAGATAGGGAGTATGGATGCTGACGAAATCGGACTCGCGCAGCAACTCGTCTAGCGGGGCATAGGTCAGATGATGGGCTGCTTCCTCCTCGGGTGGCAGGCGGTAGAGATTGTAGTAGAGGACGCGCATTTCGAAGCCGCTGGCCCGTTTGGCAACGATCTTCCCGATGCGTCCGACGCCGATCAGTCCCAGGGTTGCATGATGCACATCGGCGCCGCAGAAGAGCAAGGGACCCCAGCCTTTGAACTTCCCGGCGCGTACGAAGCGCTCGGCCTCGGGGATGCGACGAGCGACGGCGATCAGGAGGCCGAAGGCCAGGTCAGCGGTAGTATCGGAGAGGACGCCGGGAGTGTTACTGACGGCAATGCCGAGGCGGGTGGCAGCTTCGACATCGATATTGTTGTAGCCAACGGCCATATTGGCCACCATCTTCAGACGTGGCGTGGCTGAGGCGCAAGCCTCCAGAAAGCGGGCGTCGATCTGATCGGTGAGCAAGCAAAAAATATAGTCATGGCCGGGGCCGCGGCGGAGCAGCTCTTCGTAGGGCCAGATAACGCCTTCCTCCCTATTGGCCTCTACCTCGCCGATGGCCTCCAGAGGTGGGTAGGCGACATCAGGTACACGCTGGGTCACCAGGATTTTGGGACGTTCTGCCATAGCACTCTCCTGCCGATCTTGCTTGACTGCTGCTGCTGCTGACTTGCTGGCGCAACGGCCTGCCTGAAGCATAAATTGAAGCTGGGAAGCCTTGCTTAACAGACCAGGCGCAGACGGTCTGTGCATGACCGCTGGCCATGCCGGCTAGAACTTTCCTTTTATTGTATAACCTCTGACAAGCCTCTCGTCTGATCCCTCTGGTCGTCGGCGCGATCAGTCGGTTGGTAAGCCGGAGGAGCGGGTAGGCGGAAGGGTTTGGCCAGGCGGCGACGCAGGAGCATCAGGAGGGCAGGCCATCCGTCACGCCAGGGAGAGAGCTTTTTCGCCTGGCGGGGGGTATAGCGAATGGGGACTTCCAGGATAGTGAGGCCGGCCTGTACGAGATAGATGGTGATCTCTGGCTCAATCTCGAAGCGGCGCCCCTGGAGAGGGAGGGCCTGCACCACAGCGCGTGGCATGAGCTTGTAGCAGGTTTCCATGTCAGAGAGGCGGCAGCCGTAGAGTAGGTTTGTGACCACTGTCAAAAAGCGGTTGCCCCAGCGTGTCAGCCAGGGCTGTTGAGAGAGATCACGGCAGCCGTACACAGCCACGAGGGGGTGGCCCGCCGAGATCCAACGTTCCACGAGCAAGGGGATATCTTGAGGATCGTACTCCAGATCGGCGTCTTGAATAAGGACCAGGTCGCCCGTGATATAGCCAAAGCCCGTGCGCAGAGCCGTGCCTTTCCCCTGGTTGGTGCTGTGGCGTAGGTAGTGGTAGCGATCAAAGGGCGGCTGCTGGCGCAGGCTCTGTAAGATCTCCCAGGTACGGTCAGTGGAGGCATCATCGACGATGACCACCTCCAGATCCAGAGGGACATGGGCCAACATCTCCAGGAGCCGGGCCACCGTGGCTTCCTCGTTGTAGACGGGTACAACCACCGAAACGCGCATGCTTGCAGTAACCTCACTTCCCGATGCTGTGGAGCGGAGAGCATGGGGGCGCAGTCTGCCCTTTTGCTTCTCTCTCTCCTTATCCAATCCAGGATGACGAGTCTCTGGATGGTAAGGTGTAAGAATAGAGCGCTTTCCTCTCCAGACCGCGGCCCTTTATCAGGTCTGCCGCCTGATCTCGACTCATTCCCAAAGCTGAATCGTACCATCGGTCAAGGCGACGAGCAGGCGACGATCGGCAAAATGCAGGGCGCTGATCTGCCAGGGGTGGTAGAGCTTTTGGACAAGTTGCCCTGCTGTCAGCGACCAAAGCTCAACCACGCCCTCGTTGATCTCGCTATCTTCGCGGGCCACGGCCAGCCAGCTGGCATCATCGGAAAGCGCCAGGCGCGAAGTGCCTCCCAGGGTGCCGACAGCGAGATCGTAGTAGGTGGCGGCTCGCAAATCCTGCACGCGCACGCGATTACGCTCCTGCCGCGCTGCGAAGACCACCGTCTGCAGATCGGGTGTGACGGCATAGGGCGGAGCACAATCGCTACACGCTCCAGCCAGCACAGAGGTGACAATGCGCGGGCGTGGACGGTTCCCAAAGCGGGTGCGGGCAGTTAGATCCCAGCGCCGGACAACAATCACCTCCTCCCGGCTGCCTGGGCTGTGCCCACAGGAAAGCGTCAGCAGGGCGCGCGTATCGCGCGAGAGGGCGCGCAGGCGGATGGCCCAAAACTGGCGCTTCTCGATTTCCTCCTCGATGCAGACCAGGGTCTCCTGGGGAATGGCGCCCTGCCCGGGCTGGTAGAGCAGGACATCGGTGGCACGCGCTCCCACTTTCCGCGGGGTGCGCGGGTCCTCGGCCTGATAGGGAAGAGCGAGGCGCAGGCACGGCGAAGAAGAGTCCGTTGTCGAATCCGGCGAGGGCTGAGCAACGCTTGCTTCCTCCATGAAAGCCAGATCAAGCGTGTAGTGGTCAAAAACGGTGCGCTGCTGCAGAGGATAGCTCCAGATCAGCGAGCCGCTCTGTGTATGCCAGACGTGCAGGCCGAGGCGTCCCCAACCGGCCAGCAGCTCCCCATGAGGGGAAAAGCGCAGTTCGCGCAGCGATTCGACTGTCAGGGCGGGATCAGTGCGAAACTGAGCGAGCTGAGTGCTGTGGGCCACGCTCCAAATGGCTCCCTGGCCATCCAGTGTGCCGGCGGCGATGTACAAGTCCTTATCTTCGGTTTGGAGGCTACCCAGGGCCGAGATCACTCCCAGGGACGTTTGGAGACGAGCACCAGCGCGCAAGGGGCCGCGTGTGCTGAAGATGCTCAGGCTGGCAAACTCTAGCTCCTCCTGTGGGTCAACGCGCTGAGGGTGCCGGCGAGGTCGCAGCAGGCCGCCGCGTACATCCAGCACACCCCGCAGGGCCACATCATACTGCTGTCGCTTCTGGGGGTCACCCAGGACAGCGTAGGCGCGATTGATGCGCTTCATCTGGGTTGCCCCCTCGGGGCCAGCCAGATCAGGGTGGTAGCGCCGTGCCAGCTGTCGATAGGCGCGTTTGATCGTCTCCTGATCGGCATCCGCTGGTACGCCCAGAATGGCGTAGTAGTTTTCCAGTTCGTCCCTCTCCATAGCCAGCTCTGTTGCCTGCTGAAGGTAAGCGGCTCGTACTAGAGCGATACAATGCGTGTTTTGACGCGGTTGCTTTGTATCAACAGGCGTCGCGTGCGCCAGATATACCAGGTTGCCAGAGTGCGATAGGGCCGCCAGCGCTCGCCGAAGACCAGCAGCTCTTTGCGCGTTGGGCGCTGCTCTAGTCCGTAGAGGAGGCGGAGGCCCTCGGCCAGGCCCAGATCATCAACGGGCCAGACATCGAGGCGACCCAGCGAAAAGATCAAAATCATTTCGGCTGTCCAGCGCCCGATACCTCTGACAGCGGTCAGTGCACGGATAACAGCCTCATCGTCAAGCTCCGGGAGCTGCTGCAAGTCCAGCTCGCCGCTCAGAACATGGGTGCAGAGATCGCGTATGTAGCGAATCTTTTGCATAGAAAGACCGACTGCCTGCAGTTGCCGCTCATCGAGGGTGGCAAGAAATTGGGCCTGGATAGGGCCGGGAGGAAGCAGAGCGCGTAAGCGCGCCATAATGGCGTCGGCGGCCTGGACAGAAATCTGCTGTGAAATGATGGCATCGACCAGCGCCTCGAAAAGGTTAGGGTCCGGCACCAGGGTACACGGCCCTACGCGCTCAATGGCGCTGGCCAGAACAGGATCACCGGCTTGCAGCGCCAGGGTGGCTGTAGCAACAAGGTCGGTCCAGGATTGCTGGATTGTCATCTCTCCGTCTTTCTGCTCGCTCAACGCTCTCATACCAGTCGCTTGCTCGCTGATTGCCAGGCGGATTAGCCCCGCCCGGGGGCTGGCCGCTGAGGCAAACAGCACAGCCGCTGATATTGTAGCACATGCTGGCCTCCTGCCGCTGGCGCGCTCTGGCCTGGCAGGCGATGGATGCAATGGAGCAGATAATGACTGAAGAAGTAGATAGACAGGCGGAGGAGATGCGATTTCCTCCTCCGCCTGTGGAGCATTGCAGGCGCTCGTCAGGCCCTGGCCATGAGGCTGCTTTCCTTGAAGTGGAAGAGAGCAGCCAGGGCCACCGCGATGGCCAGGCCGAGGACCGTCAGGGTGGGACCCCAACGCATACCTTCTGTGATTGGGTCACCGTAAAGGTGGAAAATCGAGAGGTTGATCAGCCAGTCAGGCAGTTTCAGCATCGGCTGCAGAAACTCCATTAAGAAGGAAAGAGCTACGAGAAGGCTGGCCAGACCCGTGGTTAGACCAGCGGAGAGGCGCGTTGCAAGCAGGTAGACCAGGGCGGCTGCCAGCCATTCCAACGGCAAGATACCGAAGCAGGCGGCAGCGGTGTCACCAACATCGATGCGCAGATTGATGCTGCTGGCCGTCACCAGGAGGCTGAGCCAGATCCCCAGCGGAGGAATCAGCGAGGCCACCACCACAGCCGCGGCGTGCTCGCCGAGCAAGCGGATACGGGAGTGAGGCGTACTCAGGATCAGCTCCAGGCGGTTGTTATCCAGATCGCGGCTCCAGCTGTGGGCCAGCGTCAGGGCGAAGATGGTCAGGGCGACGGGAATAAAGGTGAAGACGGTCGCTCCCAGAAGACCCTGATTGGTGGCGACGTTGTAGCCGCTGAAGAGCTGGCTCATGACAGCATTGCCCTGGACCGCCTTCCTGAAGACATCCAGCAGGTTGGGAATGAGCGCGGTCAGGAAATCGGCGAAGAAGACCGTGATCACCGTCCACCAGAAGAGGGCGGTGAACTGCGCGCGCAGGGTGCGCAGACCCAAGGAGCGCAGGAAGGGGTCGCCAGCGGCGCGCGCCAGAGAGCGGGCTCGTTCGACGGTGGACGGTTGCCGTCGTCCGTTGAGGGCGAGCTGAAGCGCCACGCCGCCCAGATCGCGGCGGGCAAAGATCACGGTGCTGGCCACGATCAGGATCACGGCGAGCAGGATGAGGAGTGCCAGGGCGCCCCAGTTGGCGGCCACCGAAGGGATTAAAGGCTTATTCCTGTTATAGTAGTAAAAGATCGACAGGTGCCGCAGCCAGTCAACATTTTGCTGAAGGCGCCCAACGCTATCGAGCAGGAACATCAGCACCAGGATAGCGGCGGTCCAGCCGGAGGCAGCGCCGCGCCAGCGCACGAACTGCGAGATCAGCAGGGCGATGCTGGCGAAGATCAGCTCAAAAAGGCCGACGTTGAGAGTCGTCAGCAGGGCCCGCGGGTAATCGGCTGTTTCGTGGGCGCTGAGCTGGCCGAGGAGGATGAAGACACTGAGAATGAGCATCATCATGAGAATGGCCAGCGTCAGGGCAAGCAGCTTTTCCAGCAAGAGGCGCGCCCGCGCCACCGGCTGCGAGAGCAGCACATCGAGCGTGCCGCGCTCTTCGTCTCCGCGCACCAGGCGGGCGCCGGCCAGGATGGCCCAAATGGCCAGGAAGGCCGGCAGGGTCGTGCCAAAGACGCGGAAGGTGACGTAGCCGGGGATGGTATTGAGGGCCACCTGATCGCCATAGAAGCCGAAGGACTGGTAGATCTGGGTGACGCCGGCGTTGAGGACATCCTGAGCGGTAGCATACATGGCGTAGATCAGCAGGCCCAGGCCGAGGCTCCAGCAGAGGATGGCGATCCAGTACTCACGTAAGGTTTTGAGCCAGATTGTACGCAGCATAGCGGTTTCCTCCCGTCATTGGCCGCTGCAAACGCTGCAAAATGCGGCCAGCAGCGCTTAGCGGCCAGCGGCGACCGGCTGGTCGGCCTGATAGAAGCGCAGGAAAATCTCTTCGAGGCTCGGCTCGTGGGTGGTCAGGCTGAGCGCATCGTGGGCAGCGGCTGTCTTGATGACCGCCTGGAGGTCGCCCTGGACGTCGAGATGCAGCTCGCGACCGTCGCGGTTGAGCTGGACGGAGGCCACGCCCGGCAGGCCCCGGAACCACTGCGGCGAGGCCGGCGCCGGAAAGCTAATGATGACCGTCTGCTGACGTATGTGCTTGAGCCGACTCACCTCGTTCACCTCGACCAGGCGCCCCTCGCGGATGATGCCGACGCGGCTGCAGGTCTGCTCAACCTCGGGCAGGATATGCGACGAGAGAAAGACCGTGCGTCCCTCGCTCTGCACTTCGCGCAACATGCGATAAAACTCCTGCTGGTTGAGGGGATCAAGACCACTGCTCGGCTCGTCCAGAATGAGCAGCCGCGGACGGTGCATGAAGGCCTGGATCAGGCCCAGCTTCTGGCGGTTGCCGCGCGAATACTCGCGGAAGCGCTTGCCGGGATCGAAGTCCAGCCGCTCGCAGAGCTGCTGCACATAGGTGCGGTCGACACCGCCGCGCAGGTGGCCGAGGTAGGTCAGGATCTGAGCCCCGGTCAGCCCGGGATCAAAGGCGAACTCCGAGGGCAGGTAACCTACGAGCCGCTTGACGGCGGGGGCCTGCGACCAGCAGTCCAGACCGGCGATGGTGGCACGGCCCGCCGAGGGGCGCAGGAAGCCCATCAGTGTGCGGATGGTGGTGGTTTTGCCGGCGCCATTCGGACCGAGAAAACCGAAGATTTCGCCTTCCTCGATCTCAAAGGTCAGGTCAAGAATGCCGCGGCTGCGACCGTAATACTTCGTCAGGCCGCTGGCTTGAATCAGTGCTGTCATAAGTGTTCCCTCCTGAAATGCCTGGAATATATTGCTCCAGATAGGAGCGAATGGCTGCCACAAAGCTCGCAATATGCTCATTTGCTGCGTGAGCCAAACGGCGACGCCTCTCTGGTGGCGGTAGCTGCTGGCTTTCTAGAGACAAGCGGATGGCCTCGCCCAGATCCTGGGCCTGCTGCTCGAGCGGAAGGCGTTCTTCTGCCGGCCAGAGCGGATCGAGCGTCAGATAGCCTATAAAGATGGCTGACAGCATGTATTCTAAGCGCCTGAGACTCAGGTCTGAGCGCAGCAGACCCTCCGCCTGCATCTGCTCCAGAATAGCGTGGGCGAAGAGCACTTTGCGGCGCGCTATCGAGTTATCCTGCAGATAGTCATGCTGGGCCACTGAGCCAAGCAGACTGGCATCGTTGGTGAGCAGCGCCTTCACCAGTGGACGCTGCTGGTAGAGCAGAAAGGCATAGGGAAAAAACGTGTGGAATGCAAAGCTATCAGCATTCTCGGTGATGTACTTCTGCAGTGACTCGATGACGACCAGCGCCTCGCGCATGATCACGGTCATAAAGAGATCCTCGCGCGTCTTCCAGTGCAGATAGATGGTCCCCTTGGCCACGCCGGCCTCGCGAGCGATGTCGTCGATGGTCGTCTTATCGTAGCCCCAACGCTCGATGAGCTTGACTGCAGCATCGAGGATGCGCTCAGCGCGCGCCCGGCGTTTCTGGGGAGAGGTAGGCGCCCTGCCACGCCGCCGCGGAGGCTGATCTGACTGGCCTGCCACTGTTCCTGGCCTCCCTTGTTTTATTGACTAAATGACTGAATAAATAAAAACAGTCAAAAAATTCTGATTAGAGAATAATCCATTGTGGCAAGAAAGTCAAGGGGAGGGCGAGAGACAGAAAGGCAGGGGCTGCGCCAGTGCTAGCGGAGCGAGCGGCTGCTATCTTGAGCGAAGCCGGTGATCGCTGTCGAGGAGAGAGGCCCTCTGCTCCCGCCCGGGGGCAGAGGGCCTGAAGGCAGCGCTGATCAAAGCCAAAGCTATTTTAATTGCAGTTCGCCAGGTGCTGTTGCAGGGAGCTGAGACTGAGAGCGACCTGGACCGCTGGCTGTGGCTGACCTGGTCCAGGCTCAGCGGGGGCGCCGGGTTGCTGGAGGGTCACGATCCCGTGGGCGTCGACGGGGAAGGCGTCATAGACCTCCAGCCAGCTTTCCTGGCGGCCTCGCGGCGGTTGAAGACCGGGGGCGAAAACAAGCACATAGTGGCCATTCGGTTGAAGCTGTGGAAACCCAATGATCCAGAACTGATCTGATCCCACCTGGCCACCGACCGTAACAAAGGCCTGCGTCGCTTGCCGCCGCCGATCGTGGAGGATTCTCATCGTGCCGAAATGAACAGGGGTGTAGATGCGATAGCCCTCTGCCACGAGCGTCTCGGCGAGCGAGCTATGGGAAGCTGGCGCCATGTGTGGTCGCAAGCCGTCGGGGGTGTTCCAGCGGCTTTTTCCGTAGCTCACGGTTTGAACCTCGGCGGTCAGGATGCTGGTGCACATGCTCGCCGGCGAATTGAACTCATAGCGATCGACTATCAGGTGGATATTGAGAGACGCCTCAGCCTCTGGACTGCTTGAGGAGTGCTGTGCGGCGGGGGTCTGGCAGGAAGAGAGCATGACGACCAGTAGCGAGGCCACCAGGGCGGCAAATATAGCAGAAAAATATGAAGCGAGCTTTTCTTTCATATTATGGACTACCTCTGAGATAACGTTTACGTTTCTATTCTCCATGAAACGGGCCTGGCAGATAGCTACAACTGGAGAAGCGTCACGGGAAAGGAACGATCTGCTGCTTAGACGTGCAGGGGAACCGTTTGGTTCCCAGGCAGCTTGCTGTCGGTATCCAGGGAGACAAGTGCAAGGTACACTCCGGCCTAGCGAAGGGGCTGTGCGGTCTCCTGTCCCGTCTCTTGATGTCGTACAATGAAGATCTAAAGGGGCAAGCTGACTATTCTTGAAACGTAAAGCGAGCAGATGCTCGGGAGGCAACATGACAGAAGCGAGCGGCGCGCCGCAAGGCGCTCAGCATACCAATCGTCTCATTCATGAGACGAGTCCCTATCTGCTGCAGCACGCACACAACCCGGTGGACTGGTATCCCTGGGGGGAGGAAGCCCTCAACAAAGCCAGACAGGAAGACAAGCCCATTTTTCTCAGCATCGGCTACTCCGCCTGCCATTGGTGTCACGTCATGGAGCGTGAGTCATTTGAAAACGCAGAGATTGCGGCCCTCATCAACCGCTACTTTGTGCCAATCAAAGTTGATCGCGAGGAGCGGCCCGATCTTGACGCCATCTACATG
Proteins encoded:
- a CDS encoding 2-hydroxyacid dehydrogenase, whose translation is MAERPKILVTQRVPDVAYPPLEAIGEVEANREEGVIWPYEELLRRGPGHDYIFCLLTDQIDARFLEACASATPRLKMVANMAVGYNNIDVEAATRLGIAVSNTPGVLSDTTADLAFGLLIAVARRIPEAERFVRAGKFKGWGPLLFCGADVHHATLGLIGVGRIGKIVAKRASGFEMRVLYYNLYRLPPEEEAAHHLTYAPLDELLRESDFVSIHTPYLPSTHHLIGERELSLMKPTAYLINTSRGPVVDEKALVRALQAKQIAGAGLDVYEHEPAIEPELLTMENVVLLPHIASASYATRNQMALVASNNIVAHHEGRRPPNLVNPEVLG
- a CDS encoding glycosyltransferase family 2 protein — its product is MRVSVVVPVYNEEATVARLLEMLAHVPLDLEVVIVDDASTDRTWEILQSLRQQPPFDRYHYLRHSTNQGKGTALRTGFGYITGDLVLIQDADLEYDPQDIPLLVERWISAGHPLVAVYGCRDLSQQPWLTRWGNRFLTVVTNLLYGCRLSDMETCYKLMPRAVVQALPLQGRRFEIEPEITIYLVQAGLTILEVPIRYTPRQAKKLSPWRDGWPALLMLLRRRLAKPFRLPAPPAYQPTDRADDQRDQTRGLSEVIQ
- a CDS encoding DnaJ domain-containing protein, with the translated sequence MERDELENYYAILGVPADADQETIKRAYRQLARRYHPDLAGPEGATQMKRINRAYAVLGDPQKRQQYDVALRGVLDVRGGLLRPRRHPQRVDPQEELEFASLSIFSTRGPLRAGARLQTSLGVISALGSLQTEDKDLYIAAGTLDGQGAIWSVAHSTQLAQFRTDPALTVESLRELRFSPHGELLAGWGRLGLHVWHTQSGSLIWSYPLQQRTVFDHYTLDLAFMEEASVAQPSPDSTTDSSSPCLRLALPYQAEDPRTPRKVGARATDVLLYQPGQGAIPQETLVCIEEEIEKRQFWAIRLRALSRDTRALLTLSCGHSPGSREEVIVVRRWDLTARTRFGNRPRPRIVTSVLAGACSDCAPPYAVTPDLQTVVFAARQERNRVRVQDLRAATYYDLAVGTLGGTSRLALSDDASWLAVAREDSEINEGVVELWSLTAGQLVQKLYHPWQISALHFADRRLLVALTDGTIQLWE
- a CDS encoding DNA-3-methyladenine glycosylase family protein, whose product is MTIQQSWTDLVATATLALQAGDPVLASAIERVGPCTLVPDPNLFEALVDAIISQQISVQAADAIMARLRALLPPGPIQAQFLATLDERQLQAVGLSMQKIRYIRDLCTHVLSGELDLQQLPELDDEAVIRALTAVRGIGRWTAEMILIFSLGRLDVWPVDDLGLAEGLRLLYGLEQRPTRKELLVFGERWRPYRTLATWYIWRTRRLLIQSNRVKTRIVSL
- a CDS encoding ABC transporter permease subunit, producing the protein MLRTIWLKTLREYWIAILCWSLGLGLLIYAMYATAQDVLNAGVTQIYQSFGFYGDQVALNTIPGYVTFRVFGTTLPAFLAIWAILAGARLVRGDEERGTLDVLLSQPVARARLLLEKLLALTLAILMMMLILSVFILLGQLSAHETADYPRALLTTLNVGLFELIFASIALLISQFVRWRGAASGWTAAILVLMFLLDSVGRLQQNVDWLRHLSIFYYYNRNKPLIPSVAANWGALALLILLAVILIVASTVIFARRDLGGVALQLALNGRRQPSTVERARSLARAAGDPFLRSLGLRTLRAQFTALFWWTVITVFFADFLTALIPNLLDVFRKAVQGNAVMSQLFSGYNVATNQGLLGATVFTFIPVALTIFALTLAHSWSRDLDNNRLELILSTPHSRIRLLGEHAAAVVVASLIPPLGIWLSLLVTASSINLRIDVGDTAAACFGILPLEWLAAALVYLLATRLSAGLTTGLASLLVALSFLMEFLQPMLKLPDWLINLSIFHLYGDPITEGMRWGPTLTVLGLAIAVALAALFHFKESSLMARA
- a CDS encoding ABC transporter ATP-binding protein, translating into MTALIQASGLTKYYGRSRGILDLTFEIEEGEIFGFLGPNGAGKTTTIRTLMGFLRPSAGRATIAGLDCWSQAPAVKRLVGYLPSEFAFDPGLTGAQILTYLGHLRGGVDRTYVQQLCERLDFDPGKRFREYSRGNRQKLGLIQAFMHRPRLLILDEPSSGLDPLNQQEFYRMLREVQSEGRTVFLSSHILPEVEQTCSRVGIIREGRLVEVNEVSRLKHIRQQTVIISFPAPASPQWFRGLPGVASVQLNRDGRELHLDVQGDLQAVIKTAAAHDALSLTTHEPSLEEIFLRFYQADQPVAAGR
- a CDS encoding TetR/AcrR family transcriptional regulator, which produces MAGQSDQPPRRRGRAPTSPQKRRARAERILDAAVKLIERWGYDKTTIDDIAREAGVAKGTIYLHWKTREDLFMTVIMREALVVIESLQKYITENADSFAFHTFFPYAFLLYQQRPLVKALLTNDASLLGSVAQHDYLQDNSIARRKVLFAHAILEQMQAEGLLRSDLSLRRLEYMLSAIFIGYLTLDPLWPAEERLPLEQQAQDLGEAIRLSLESQQLPPPERRRRLAHAANEHIASFVAAIRSYLEQYIPGISGGNTYDSTDSSQRPDEVLRSQPRHS